One genomic region from Chlamydia poikilotherma encodes:
- the dusB gene encoding tRNA dihydrouridine synthase DusB has translation MASSIYIRNILLRSPIVYAPLAGFSDYPYRRMSSLYGPPALMFCEMVKIEGLHYSPSRTLKLLEYSELMRPIGGQLCGSKPEMAGEAAKVLEGLGFDLIDLNCGCPTDRITKDGSGSGMLKSPELIGKVLEKIIEAVSIPVTVKIRSGWDGNTINIEETVRVIKDSGASAVFVHGRTRAQGYVGPSNLEYISRAKAAAGKDFPVFGNGDVFSPEAAKVMLDTTGCDGVLVARGTMGAPWIVRQIQDYLTTGTYEKMPFSVRKQAFIQHLQWVDEYYQSEAKFLCETRKLCGHYLISASKVRFLRSALSKATSVQEVYQLIDSYEEADDEHRDQPALNKC, from the coding sequence TAAGAAATATTTTACTAAGATCTCCTATTGTTTACGCACCTTTAGCGGGTTTTTCAGATTATCCTTATCGGAGAATGTCTTCACTTTATGGTCCGCCCGCCCTGATGTTTTGTGAGATGGTGAAAATAGAAGGGCTACACTACTCTCCTTCACGTACATTGAAACTCTTAGAATATTCTGAATTGATGCGTCCTATAGGCGGACAGCTTTGTGGTAGTAAACCTGAGATGGCTGGGGAAGCTGCTAAGGTATTAGAGGGTTTAGGTTTTGATTTAATAGATTTAAACTGCGGTTGTCCTACAGATAGGATTACAAAAGATGGTAGTGGATCGGGGATGCTGAAATCTCCTGAGCTTATCGGGAAAGTTTTAGAAAAGATTATAGAGGCTGTATCAATTCCTGTTACTGTAAAGATACGTTCTGGATGGGATGGAAATACTATTAATATTGAAGAAACGGTGAGAGTTATCAAAGATTCCGGGGCTAGCGCTGTTTTTGTACACGGAAGAACACGTGCCCAGGGCTACGTTGGTCCTAGTAATCTTGAATATATATCACGAGCAAAGGCTGCTGCGGGCAAAGACTTTCCTGTATTTGGAAATGGTGATGTATTTTCTCCAGAAGCCGCTAAAGTAATGCTAGATACTACGGGATGTGACGGCGTGCTTGTTGCCCGTGGTACGATGGGAGCTCCTTGGATAGTAAGACAAATACAAGACTATCTTACAACAGGAACATATGAAAAAATGCCTTTTTCGGTGAGGAAACAGGCGTTTATTCAACATTTACAGTGGGTAGATGAATATTATCAAAGTGAAGCGAAATTTCTTTGTGAAACACGCAAACTCTGCGGACATTATTTAATATCCGCTTCTAAAGTGCGATTTCTACGCTCAGCTTTATCTAAAGCTACATCTGTGCAAGAGGTATATCAGCTTATCGATAGTTATGAAGAAGCTGACGATGAGCATCGGGATCAACCAGCTTTAAATAAATGCTGA
- the topA gene encoding type I DNA topoisomerase, producing MKKSLIVVESPAKIKTLQKLLGKGFIFASSLGHVVDLPAKEFGIDIEHDFEPDYQVLPDKQEVINQIRKLASSCEVVYLSPDPDREGEAIAWHIANQLPKNTHMQRISFNAITKGAVNEALKHPREIDMALVNAQQARRLLDRIVGYKISPILSRKLQQRSGISAGRVQSVALKLVVDREKAIEAFVPTEYWNIRVFLQDPKTSKTFWAHLYSADGKKWEKELPKGKTEDEILLINSEAKAQDYVELLEEASYRVTRVEAKEKRRNAAPPFITSTLQQEASRHFRFSSSKTMSVAQTLYEGVELDNEDATGLITYMRTDSVRIDPEALNNARDYIQDTFGQEYLPKSPNLYATKKMAQDAHEAIRPTDIQLSPDKLQGRLTDDQHKLYSLIWKRFVASQMNPAVYDTLAMTISTNVKIDLRASGSLLKFKGFLAVYEEKIDDDIAEEENLSLPQLHAQDILDKEKVSAEQAFTKPLPRFTEASLVKELEKSGIGRPSTYATIMNKIQSREYTIKENQRLRPTELGKIISQFLETNFPRIMDIGFTALMEDELELIADNKKSWKLLLREFWDQFLPVVTTAEKEAVIPRVITDIECSACHKGKLVKIWAKNRYFYGCSEYPECDFKTSEEELAFNKDDYAVDTPWDSLCPVCEGKMKVRHGRFGTFLGCLNYPKCRGTISIHKKGEEVEKEESIPCPATGCSGKILKKRSRYNKTFYSCSEYPDCSVIGNTIDAVVTKYTGTPKTPYEKKTTGKKKAAGKTSSKTTKTAAKKKSEKKTTRVGSLLTPSPELALMIGNEPVARGEATKKIWKYIKDHNLQSPENKKMLIPDDKFRAIIGAEPVDMFQLPKLLNQHLFKAG from the coding sequence ATGAAAAAATCCTTAATCGTAGTGGAATCTCCTGCTAAAATTAAAACCTTGCAAAAACTCTTAGGGAAAGGTTTTATTTTTGCTTCATCACTAGGACATGTTGTTGATCTTCCCGCCAAGGAATTCGGTATCGATATCGAACATGATTTCGAACCTGACTATCAAGTTCTTCCTGACAAACAAGAAGTTATCAATCAAATTCGCAAATTAGCCTCTAGCTGTGAAGTTGTCTATCTGTCTCCCGACCCTGATAGAGAAGGAGAAGCCATAGCCTGGCATATCGCCAACCAGCTTCCTAAAAATACTCATATGCAGCGAATTTCCTTCAATGCAATTACCAAAGGCGCTGTTAACGAAGCTTTAAAGCATCCTCGAGAAATCGATATGGCTTTAGTAAATGCCCAACAAGCGCGTCGCCTATTGGATCGTATTGTAGGTTATAAAATCTCTCCTATTTTAAGCCGAAAGCTTCAGCAGCGATCAGGCATATCTGCAGGGCGTGTGCAATCGGTTGCGTTAAAGCTCGTTGTAGATCGTGAAAAAGCTATAGAAGCTTTTGTTCCTACAGAATATTGGAACATTCGTGTGTTTCTCCAAGACCCTAAGACCTCAAAAACTTTTTGGGCTCATCTCTATTCTGCAGACGGGAAAAAATGGGAAAAGGAACTTCCTAAAGGAAAAACCGAAGATGAAATTTTATTAATCAATTCTGAAGCTAAAGCTCAAGATTATGTAGAGCTTTTAGAAGAGGCTTCCTATAGAGTTACTCGCGTAGAAGCTAAAGAGAAACGTCGCAACGCAGCACCACCATTTATTACATCAACTTTACAACAAGAAGCAAGTCGTCATTTTAGATTCTCTTCTTCCAAAACAATGTCTGTAGCGCAAACATTATATGAAGGTGTTGAATTAGATAATGAAGATGCCACAGGATTAATTACATACATGCGTACAGACTCCGTGCGTATAGATCCTGAAGCGTTAAATAATGCCAGAGACTATATACAGGATACATTTGGTCAAGAGTATCTTCCCAAATCTCCTAATCTCTATGCCACAAAGAAAATGGCTCAAGATGCTCACGAAGCTATTCGTCCTACAGATATTCAGTTATCTCCGGATAAGCTTCAAGGAAGGTTGACTGATGATCAACACAAACTCTATTCTCTCATTTGGAAACGTTTCGTTGCCTCACAGATGAATCCTGCGGTTTATGATACGTTAGCGATGACAATCTCTACAAACGTGAAAATAGATTTACGCGCTTCTGGATCGTTGCTGAAGTTCAAAGGTTTTCTAGCTGTATATGAAGAAAAAATAGATGATGATATCGCTGAAGAAGAAAATCTCTCTCTTCCCCAACTGCATGCTCAAGATATTTTAGATAAAGAAAAGGTTTCTGCAGAACAGGCATTTACAAAACCCCTTCCTAGATTCACAGAAGCTTCTTTAGTAAAAGAATTGGAAAAGTCTGGAATAGGCCGTCCATCCACATATGCAACGATTATGAATAAAATTCAAAGTCGTGAGTATACAATCAAAGAAAACCAACGTCTGCGTCCTACAGAATTAGGGAAAATTATTTCACAATTCCTAGAAACAAATTTTCCTAGAATTATGGACATAGGTTTTACTGCTCTTATGGAAGATGAGCTAGAACTTATCGCTGATAATAAAAAATCTTGGAAACTACTTCTTAGAGAGTTTTGGGATCAATTTCTTCCTGTAGTCACCACAGCAGAAAAAGAAGCCGTTATCCCACGTGTTATAACCGATATAGAATGTTCGGCATGTCATAAAGGAAAACTTGTTAAAATCTGGGCAAAAAATCGCTATTTCTATGGTTGTTCAGAATACCCTGAATGTGACTTCAAAACTTCTGAAGAAGAACTTGCCTTTAATAAGGATGACTATGCTGTTGATACACCTTGGGATAGTCTCTGTCCTGTTTGTGAAGGCAAAATGAAAGTCCGTCATGGGCGTTTCGGCACGTTTTTAGGATGCTTAAACTATCCTAAATGCCGTGGAACGATCTCTATCCATAAAAAGGGAGAGGAAGTAGAAAAAGAAGAATCAATTCCTTGCCCTGCTACAGGATGCTCTGGAAAGATTCTAAAGAAGCGTTCACGTTATAATAAAACATTCTATTCTTGCTCAGAATATCCCGACTGCAGTGTGATTGGCAATACTATAGACGCTGTCGTTACAAAATATACAGGAACACCAAAAACTCCTTACGAAAAGAAAACAACGGGAAAGAAAAAAGCTGCAGGAAAAACAAGTAGTAAAACTACAAAAACAGCAGCAAAGAAAAAGAGCGAAAAGAAAACCACCAGGGTAGGTTCTTTACTTACACCTTCTCCTGAGCTTGCCCTGATGATAGGCAATGAACCTGTGGCGCGTGGAGAAGCCACAAAGAAAATTTGGAAATACATCAAAGATCATAATCTACAATCTCCTGAGAATAAAAAGATGTTAATCCCCGATGATAAATTCCGAGCAATTATTGGCGCCGAACCTGTAGATATGTTCCAGTTACCAAAATTGCTAAATCAGCATTTATTTAAAGCTGGTTGA